ACTTGGTAGGAGACAGCTGCTGACGGTATTCTGTAGGGAGTATGAACATCAATAATAATATCCATCGGTTTCCCAAATTGTTGAATATTATTATTGTGAGATGTTTTACATTCAACTTTAATAACATTGGGTTTGTTATTATTTATCTTGCGTTGATATATATTCTCTTGAGTTCCACTCATAGATAAATATTTCTGAATAACAACATCTGTTCTGTCATAAGCACAAACCTGTCCATTTTCTAATAAAACACTGTTCTGTGTTAATGTAGAAACGGATTGCATATTATGACTTACAAACAATACTGTACGACCATCACCTTTCGACACATCTTGCATCTTGCCAATCGCTTTTTTCTGAAATTCGGCATCTCCTACAGCCAATACTTCATCCACAACGAGTATTTCGGGTTCCAAATGTGCTGCAATCGCAAAGCCAAGACGAACTGTCATACCCGAAGAGTAACGTTTAACAGGAGTATCTATATATTTCTCTACACCTGCAAAATCTACAATCTCGTCTAGTTTTCTCTTTATTTCAGCTTTAGTCATTCCCATGATTGAGCCATTCATAAAGATATTTTCACGACCGGTCATTTCGGGGTGAAATCCTGTTCCTACCTCCAATAGTGATGCTATCCTACCTTTGGCTCTAATTGTTCCGGTAGAAGGAGATGTTACTCTCGATAATATCTTAAGCAAGGTTGATTTTCCTGCACCGTTTTTACCGATTATGCCTAACACTTCTCCTTGTTTTACATCAAAAGTTATATCTTTAAGTGCCCAGATATATTTGCTGCTAGCCTTTGATGAACGGTCATTTACTTCACCTATTTTCAAATAGGGGTCATCCTTGCCTCTTACAACATGCCACCAGCGGTTTAGATCGTGTGCTATAGTTCCTGTGCCAACTAATCCTAAACGATATTGCTTAGATATATTTTCAAATTTTATTGCGATGTCTAACATATTCAGATTTGTTTATTTCTGTTGTTTTTGATATTTATATAATCTTATCTCGGCACATGTATCGTACCATGCCCAGAAAAAAGATAATAAGAGTCCATACAATCCGTCTTTATACCCTTTCATCTTGAGAAAACAGGAGTGAAAAGCTTTGAATGGACGTTTTATGATACCTTTTTTTGAAGCAATAAATCCCATGAAATTTCTTGATTCAGCTTCCATTTTTAAGTATCTTAAATGTTTTTCCCGCAATTGAGAAAAGCTGATCATCCAATAATGATGATCTATATTTTTCCCATTGTATGCAATCCAAAACGGTTCATAAGGAGGAAGTACCGTTCTGCCCGCATGTACTACGCCTGTCATTTTACATCTGTCTTTGTGAAACAATAGCATACGGGAGTGAATACCTCCCCAGCGTGTTCCTTTCAATGGATGCTTTTTGTAATAATATATACAAGGAACGAGTATTGCTCCAATATTATCAGGGATTCCTTTTTCAAAAAGTGCTATTATATCTTTATATAGCTCAAAGCTAATTCGTTCATCGGGATCTATTATAAGTATCCAATCATTTTTTTCCGATTTGTAATACTCTGCAACAATAGCTTCGCCTAGCGGTACCCTCTTGTGCTCTATGATTTCATTACTATATTGCTTGGCTATTTCTATCGAATTATCATTAGAGCCTTGATCTACATATTTAATATTCTCGCAAAAAGAAATTGACTTCAGACAATCCTCCAAAATATATCCTTCATTGTACCCTGTAACAATGGCGCTGAAAGGAAGCTTTTTGTATGTATTAACATTGTCTACCATATTTGCCAATCTATGTCAATACTTATACATTTAGCAGAATCCATCCTCATTCCTAGATACATACCCGGATTTGAACCAAAAGTCCCTACGAAAAATCTACTGTTGTTTAGCACATCTAATGATGCAAATAGATTTAAATGTGCTTCTTTTATTATAGATTTATTTTCTTTTTTGAATTTAGCATGGTCGTACCCTTGCTCAGACTCTTTACAGAATGTGAATATCGTCCACTCTTTATATTTATTCCTTATTTCAGATATTACTCTAAAATCATCAGTTAATATAAAAGTATTCTTTATATTACTTATATTTTCTGCTCTATTCAGATAACTTGATGTTTCGACTAAATCTTGTTCAATATGTTTATCTCCGCGCCG
The Dysgonomonas mossii genome window above contains:
- a CDS encoding ABC transporter ATP-binding protein is translated as MLDIAIKFENISKQYRLGLVGTGTIAHDLNRWWHVVRGKDDPYLKIGEVNDRSSKASSKYIWALKDITFDVKQGEVLGIIGKNGAGKSTLLKILSRVTSPSTGTIRAKGRIASLLEVGTGFHPEMTGRENIFMNGSIMGMTKAEIKRKLDEIVDFAGVEKYIDTPVKRYSSGMTVRLGFAIAAHLEPEILVVDEVLAVGDAEFQKKAIGKMQDVSKGDGRTVLFVSHNMQSVSTLTQNSVLLENGQVCAYDRTDVVIQKYLSMSGTQENIYQRKINNNKPNVIKVECKTSHNNNIQQFGKPMDIIIDVHTPYRIPSAAVSYQVLNSEGVPITHILNLYEENPFCDEEGIYRLKSSIPFVHLYPGTYSLIVHFSDRISREKYETIENITPFEVKVFGEIRDYYWGPRNATYVEDSIWDVKKIDNGK
- a CDS encoding glycosyltransferase, yielding MVDNVNTYKKLPFSAIVTGYNEGYILEDCLKSISFCENIKYVDQGSNDNSIEIAKQYSNEIIEHKRVPLGEAIVAEYYKSEKNDWILIIDPDERISFELYKDIIALFEKGIPDNIGAILVPCIYYYKKHPLKGTRWGGIHSRMLLFHKDRCKMTGVVHAGRTVLPPYEPFWIAYNGKNIDHHYWMISFSQLREKHLRYLKMEAESRNFMGFIASKKGIIKRPFKAFHSCFLKMKGYKDGLYGLLLSFFWAWYDTCAEIRLYKYQKQQK